TTTAGGAAGATTATTTTTTATTGTTTTACGTAGTTTTTGCATAATTGCTTGTCGTACTTTTGGAACTTTAGCAATATAATCATCAGGTGTGTTAGCCTCGTATTGCATTTCAAACGATTTAGAGACTTACAAGTTAACAAAAATTTTCTTTAATTTTATTCACAATTGTTTGTGCTAGTTTTTCTTTACTCTCAATTGTCCAACCGGCAACATGAGGTGATAATAATACATTTTCAGATTCTATTAAATATTTAAAAGCTCCTGACATCTCGTCTCTCGACTCCGCTTGAGATGAAAAATTAGATATTGTATTCTTCTGAAATAAGTTTTCAAAAGATTTTTTTTCGTATTCCAATACATCTAAACCAGCTCCTAATATTTTACCAGATGTTAAAGCATTTACTAAGTCAGAGGTAATAACGGATTTTCCTCGTGCTGTATTAATAAACCAAAAAGGATTAGAAAAAGCATTAATAAAATCAGCATTTACCATTTTTATAGTTAATGCTGTTTGTGGTGTATGCAAGCTCAAAACAGTCGCTTTTTTCTGTAACTCTTCTAATGAAACTTGTTTACAATTTTCATCACCAACATTTGGCTTAATATCATAACATAGAACTTCTACATCAAAACCACGAAGCTTTTTGGCAAAAGACTTCCCCATATTACCGTAGCCAATTAACCCCACAGTTTTGCCTTCTAATTCAATTCCTCGATTTTCTTCACGTAACCATTTACCGTTTCTAACCTCTTCATCTGCTTTATTTAGTTTGTTAAAAAGAGATAAAATCATACCTAATGTATGCTCTCCAACTGCATTTCTATTTCCTTCTGGAGCCGAGATTAAATATATTCCTTTTTCTTTAGCATATTCACAATCAATATTTTCTAAACCAGCGCCAACTCTACCAATAAATTTAAGATTGGTTGCTTTGTCTAAAAATTGTTTATTTACAGAAAATCTACTACGAATAATTATTCCATCGTATTGATGAATTTTAGCTTCTATTTCTATTTTCGAAGAGTTATAATCTTCTTCATTTGTAAAACCTAAATCATTTAGTTGTTTTAAAAGTAACGAATGGTTTGAATCTAGATGAAGTATTTTCATTATTTTTTTTAATAAAAAAAGCCTTCTTTTCAGAAGACTTGTGTAATTAATATTGTTCTTTTTCGTTAGGAAAGTCTTTCGATTTTACATCAGCTATATAATTTTCAAAAGCTCCAGTCATTTCAGAATATAAATCTAAATACCTACGTAAAAAACGAGGGTTAAATTCATGCGTCATTCCTATCATATCGTGTGTAACCAACACTTGTCCGTCTACTCCTGCACCTGCTCCAATTCCAATAACGGGTATTGTTAAACTTTCTGCTACTCTCTTTGCTAATGCTGCTGGTACTTTTTCGAGTACCAAAGCAAAACATCCAAGTTCTTGTAAAAGCAATGCATCTTCTAATAACTTTTCAGCTTCTTCTTCCTCTTTTGCTCTAACAGTATATGTTCCGAATTTGTAAATAGATTGTGGTGTTAACCCTAAATGTCCCATTACAGGAATACCTGCTGTTAGTATTCTAGATACAGACTCTCCTATTTCACTACCTCCTTCTAACTTTACCGCATGTCCACCAGATTCTTTCATTATTCTAATTGCAGAATCTAATGCATTTTTAGAATTTCCTTGATAGGTACCGAAAGGTAAATCTACCACTACTAAACAACGTTCAATAGCTCTTATTACAGAACTTGCATGGTATATCATTTGATCAAGTGTAATAGGTAACGTAGTTTCGTGACCTGCCATTACATTTGATGCTGAATCTCCTACTAAAATTACATCAATACCTGCTCCATCTACAATCTTTGCCATCGTATAATCATAAGCAGTAAGCATAGAAATTTTCTCTCCATTTGCTTTCATTTCTACTAATGACTTCGTTGTTATTCTTTTATATTGTTTTTTTGCTACTGACATTATTTAATGTTTTCTATTTTGTAAAAATACATAATTAATCGATTGAATTTTACCTTAACTTAAACTTCCAGTCTTATTATCTCCATTCGTAAAAGCCGTTAATCTTCTGTTAATTATATACTGATCGCTTTATTTTTTAATAGCTTCACAGTTTAAAACCAAATTCTATGCCTAAAATAATTACGTTACTAATCCTTTTTATCCTTACAACAGTTGTAAATGCACAGACAAATAATGAACAAATTGCTGTAAAAAAAACTATTGAAACTTTTTTTGACGGACTTCATAAAGGTGATAGTACAATTGTTAGTTCAACTTTACATACTACGATTAAAATACAGACAACTTTTACTAATAAGGGCGGAAAAAAAAAATTGATTACTGATTCTAAAAAAAAAATATTAATAGGAATTGCTAATAAAAAACCTGAAAACACTTATTTAGAAAAATTAGTCTCGTGGGACATTAAGATTAACGGTAATTTAGCTTCTGTTTGGACACCTTATGAATTCTATCTTAATGGCAAGTTAAGTCATTGCGGTGCAAACTCATTTCAGTTATTTAATAATAACGGAAAGTGGGAAATAATTTATTTGATAGATATGAGACGTAAAGAAAATTGCAATATTCAAAAAAACTAAAACATGAAAAAATATTTTCTTTTTATCTTTTTATTAACTCAATTAATTTTTGCTCAAGAACCTAAAATGTTTCTACCTGACTTATTTAATGGGCTACCTAATGTTAGAGACTTTTCTTTAAACAAAAATAATGATGAATTTTATTTTACAGTAGAAAGTTATGTAAAAGAATATTCTTTTATTGCGTTTTCAAAAAAAATAAAAGGCAAATGGACGGCACCAAAAGCTGCATCTTTTTCTGGGGAATACAAAGATTTAGAACCATTTTTATCTCCTGATGGTTTAAAATTATTTTTTGCTTCTAACAGGCTAAATAATAATTCTTCTGAAATAAAAAAAGACATGGATATATGGTATGTAACAAGAAAATCATTAATTGATGATTGGTCAGAACCAAAGAACATTGGCTCGGTAATTAATACATCTGCTGATGAATTTTACCCTTCAGTAACAAGTAAAGGTGATTTATATTTTACAGCTTCTTATGAGAATACGAAAGGCAAAGAAGATATATATGTTAGTCGACTTGTTAACAATTCATACACAAAACCAACTTCTTTAAGTAAGAGTATAAATTCAGAAAAATATGAATTTAATGCCTTTGTTGCTCCTGATGAAAGCTTTATAGTATTTACCTCTTACGGAAGAAAAGATGATTTAGGTCGTGGGGATTTATATATTAGTAAAAAGAGTAAAGAGGATAAATGGTTACCTGCTGAACATTTAGCAAAAAGTATTAATACTAAAAAATTAGATTATTGTCCGTTTGTTGACATTTCAAGTAATAATCTTTACTTCACTAGTAGTAAAAGTGCTATTCCAAAAAGTTTAAAAAAAAGAAAAAAACTAAAAGAAATTATTAATTACATTAATACTAATCCTAATGGATTAAGTAGAATATATAAAGTCTCATTAAATAAAAAATAACTTATATTTGGGGTAATGAACCAGACTGACAAATCCAACACATTATCTCCAAATAAATGGGTAGATGATTACGCTGATTATTTATTTAATTATGCGGTATCACGTGTAAATGATTCTAATATAGCTAAGGACTTAGTTCAAGAAACATTTTTTGCAGGGCTTAAATCTGCAAAAAACTTTCAGGGAAAATCAACCGAAAGAACTTGGTTAGTATCAATTTTAAAAAGAAAAGTAATTGATCATTATCGAAAAATAAATTCTAAAAAAGGACAAGCCGAAGTTAGAATGAATTTTTATGACAACGGTGAAGATAAAGGTAATTGGATTGAAGAGCGAGTTCCGCAATCTTGGGACAATACAGCTGAAAAAAGCATTGAGAACAATGAATTAAAATCTCAACTAGATGAATGTATTGATCATTTACCTGAAAAATATGCTATGGTTTTTAGAATGAAGACTATTCAAGAGTTTGAAACTGAAGAAATTTGTAAGGAATTAAATATCACTCCGTCAAACCTATGGGTTATCATTCATAGGGCTAGAACTCAGCTAAGAAATTGTATGGAAAAAAACTGGTTTAATAAGTAAGAAATAATGTTTAAGAAATTTAAAATAACTTGTGATGAAGCAACTACTATTTGTGATAAAGCACAATATAATGAGGCCTCATTTTATGAGAAAATACAACTTAACTTGCATTTATTAACTTGCAAAATTTGTGCTTTGTATACAAAACAAAACCGCAAAATGTCAACTATTTTTAAAATGAAAGCTTCTAATTGTAAAAGTGAAACAAAGTGCTTATCTCAAAATGATAAAGATATTCTAAAAGAGCAATTAAATCAACTTAATTAATAAGTTCTATTTTTTGTTAGATTAAATTGAAGCGGAATTTATTTTATAATAGATTCCGTTTTTATATATCTTTGAATTAAATTTAAAACTATGCATTTTCTTCCTGAAAAAATTGACACCTATGTTGTTAATCATTCTCAACAAGAGCCTAAAATATTACAAGAATTAACCAAAGAAACTTGGCAAAAAGTTTTAAACCCTAGAATGTTAAGCGGTGCTTTTCAAGGTAGAGTCTTATCAATGATTTCAAAATTAATTCAACCTAAATCAATTTTAGAGATTGGTACTTATACTGGCTATTCTGCTTTATCTTTAGCTGAAGGATTATCTAAAGATGGTATACTATATACTATTGATAAAAATGAAGAGTTAGAAGAGCTACAGTCTAAGTATTTTAAGAAATCTGATTACATGAATCAAATTAAACAATATATTGGAAATGCTATAGAAATCATTCCGAAGATTAATCAAAAATTTGATTTAGTTTTTATTGATGCAG
This genomic stretch from Tenacibaculum sp. Bg11-29 harbors:
- a CDS encoding nuclear transport factor 2 family protein, producing the protein MPKIITLLILFILTTVVNAQTNNEQIAVKKTIETFFDGLHKGDSTIVSSTLHTTIKIQTTFTNKGGKKKLITDSKKKILIGIANKKPENTYLEKLVSWDIKINGNLASVWTPYEFYLNGKLSHCGANSFQLFNNNGKWEIIYLIDMRRKENCNIQKN
- a CDS encoding PD40 domain-containing protein, which produces MKKYFLFIFLLTQLIFAQEPKMFLPDLFNGLPNVRDFSLNKNNDEFYFTVESYVKEYSFIAFSKKIKGKWTAPKAASFSGEYKDLEPFLSPDGLKLFFASNRLNNNSSEIKKDMDIWYVTRKSLIDDWSEPKNIGSVINTSADEFYPSVTSKGDLYFTASYENTKGKEDIYVSRLVNNSYTKPTSLSKSINSEKYEFNAFVAPDESFIVFTSYGRKDDLGRGDLYISKKSKEDKWLPAEHLAKSINTKKLDYCPFVDISSNNLYFTSSKSAIPKSLKKRKKLKEIINYINTNPNGLSRIYKVSLNKK
- a CDS encoding sigma-70 family RNA polymerase sigma factor, which translates into the protein MNQTDKSNTLSPNKWVDDYADYLFNYAVSRVNDSNIAKDLVQETFFAGLKSAKNFQGKSTERTWLVSILKRKVIDHYRKINSKKGQAEVRMNFYDNGEDKGNWIEERVPQSWDNTAEKSIENNELKSQLDECIDHLPEKYAMVFRMKTIQEFETEEICKELNITPSNLWVIIHRARTQLRNCMEKNWFNK
- a CDS encoding O-methyltransferase — translated: MHFLPEKIDTYVVNHSQQEPKILQELTKETWQKVLNPRMLSGAFQGRVLSMISKLIQPKSILEIGTYTGYSALSLAEGLSKDGILYTIDKNEELEELQSKYFKKSDYMNQIKQYIGNAIEIIPKINQKFDLVFIDADKSNYLNYFDLIIGKMNTGGVILSDNVLWSGKVVEELNPKDIDTKILLEYNRKLNEDNRLETVLLPIRDGLTISRVK
- a CDS encoding 2-hydroxyacid dehydrogenase gives rise to the protein MKILHLDSNHSLLLKQLNDLGFTNEEDYNSSKIEIEAKIHQYDGIIIRSRFSVNKQFLDKATNLKFIGRVGAGLENIDCEYAKEKGIYLISAPEGNRNAVGEHTLGMILSLFNKLNKADEEVRNGKWLREENRGIELEGKTVGLIGYGNMGKSFAKKLRGFDVEVLCYDIKPNVGDENCKQVSLEELQKKATVLSLHTPQTALTIKMVNADFINAFSNPFWFINTARGKSVITSDLVNALTSGKILGAGLDVLEYEKKSFENLFQKNTISNFSSQAESRDEMSGAFKYLIESENVLLSPHVAGWTIESKEKLAQTIVNKIKENFC
- the panB gene encoding 3-methyl-2-oxobutanoate hydroxymethyltransferase, producing MSVAKKQYKRITTKSLVEMKANGEKISMLTAYDYTMAKIVDGAGIDVILVGDSASNVMAGHETTLPITLDQMIYHASSVIRAIERCLVVVDLPFGTYQGNSKNALDSAIRIMKESGGHAVKLEGGSEIGESVSRILTAGIPVMGHLGLTPQSIYKFGTYTVRAKEEEEAEKLLEDALLLQELGCFALVLEKVPAALAKRVAESLTIPVIGIGAGAGVDGQVLVTHDMIGMTHEFNPRFLRRYLDLYSEMTGAFENYIADVKSKDFPNEKEQY